One Candidatus Niyogibacteria bacterium genomic region harbors:
- a CDS encoding peptidoglycan DD-metalloendopeptidase family protein, translating into MNLRLVFLIPLVLGPFIVFGADLDELRFQISEKNKQIAELEKEISEFQQEIEKTSEEADSLKNQINAFTATISKLSREISVAQRKIETAELSLEELGIQIAGKASSIDQFKDSLAEIIRNMDELESQSLVEIMLAHASLSNFFSDVDYIENLSSEMEIRLAELKSAKSELESEKNKKEELRAQLRDLQSEFNARKSIEENARRQKNDLLKITQNKEAEYQELLKDREAQREAVLNEIQEIEDELRKLIDPESLPEAREGVLAWPIKGAVLTQSYGVTPYSEILYNGKPHNGIDIRAQIGTPVYAAEDGIVMKIGDTDAFPRCLSYGKWVLIKHPNNLATLYAHLSLIKVNNNDIIKRGELMGYSGDTGYATGPHLHFTVYDANTVEFRPSSLPKSTCKLLPFGGYLNPMAYL; encoded by the coding sequence ATGAATTTACGGCTCGTTTTTTTAATTCCGCTGGTTTTGGGGCCATTTATTGTTTTCGGGGCTGATCTTGACGAGTTGCGTTTCCAGATTTCCGAGAAAAATAAGCAGATAGCGGAGCTTGAAAAGGAAATTTCCGAATTTCAGCAGGAAATAGAAAAAACTTCCGAGGAAGCCGATTCGCTTAAAAATCAGATTAACGCTTTCACTGCCACGATTTCCAAATTATCCAGGGAGATAAGCGTGGCCCAGAGAAAAATTGAGACGGCCGAACTTAGTCTGGAAGAACTTGGAATTCAGATTGCCGGCAAAGCTTCTTCCATAGATCAATTTAAAGATTCGCTCGCCGAAATTATCAGAAATATGGACGAATTGGAGTCCCAAAGTTTAGTGGAAATAATGCTGGCCCACGCTTCGCTGTCTAATTTTTTCAGCGACGTGGATTATATTGAAAATCTTAGCTCTGAAATGGAAATTCGCCTGGCCGAGTTGAAATCGGCTAAATCTGAGCTTGAATCCGAGAAGAACAAAAAAGAAGAATTGCGCGCCCAGTTGCGGGACTTGCAATCCGAATTTAACGCGCGTAAGTCTATTGAAGAAAACGCGCGCCGTCAAAAAAACGACTTGCTAAAAATTACTCAAAATAAAGAAGCGGAATATCAGGAACTTTTGAAAGATCGCGAAGCTCAAAGAGAAGCCGTGCTGAATGAGATACAGGAAATAGAAGACGAGTTGAGGAAGCTTATTGATCCGGAATCGCTTCCGGAGGCGCGCGAAGGTGTTCTTGCCTGGCCGATTAAAGGAGCCGTGCTTACTCAAAGCTACGGAGTTACTCCTTATTCAGAGATACTATATAACGGCAAACCGCATAATGGCATAGATATTCGGGCGCAGATTGGGACTCCGGTTTACGCGGCCGAAGACGGAATAGTTATGAAAATAGGCGATACGGATGCTTTCCCCCGCTGTCTTTCATACGGGAAATGGGTTCTCATTAAACATCCGAATAATCTGGCAACCTTGTACGCGCATCTTTCTTTGATAAAGGTCAATAATAATGACATAATTAAAAGGGGAGAGCTTATGGGCTATTCCGGGGACACGGGATACGCGACAGGACCACACCTTCATTTTACGGTGTACGATGCCAATACGGTCGAATTCAGGCCTTCCAGCTTGCCTAAAAGCACCTGTAAGCTCCTGCCTTTTGGCGGCTATTTAAACCCCATGGCTTATTTATAA